Genomic segment of Aliarcobacter trophiarum LMG 25534:
TCCTTTTTCAGTTCTTCTTTTAGATGATACAAATAAAGATAATTTCACAAAAGAAGAAGGAAAAATTATTATTTATAGTTTAGAAAATGGAAAAGTTGTAAAAATAGATAAAATTTCTACAAAAGAAGAGTTAGCAAATTTTATTAAATAAATATATTAGAAGAGGAATTTATTCCTCTTCTAAAACTTTTTTAAATGCCTCAACTATTGCTATTTTTTCTAGTTCTTTAATTTTTTCTTCTAAACTTTTAGCTGTTTCATCTTTACTTAATTCTAGCTCTTTTATCAAAATAGTTTCACCCTCATCATAATTTTCATCTATATAGTGAATTGTACAACCTGACTTTTTCTCACCATTTTTTACAACAGCTTCATGAACAAAACTCCCATACATTCCTGCTCCACCATAGATTGATGGTAAAATTGCTGGGTGAGTATTTATTATCTTTTTTGGAAAAAATTTAAGTAAATTTTCTTCTATTTTTTTCATATATCCAGATAAAAATATATAATCACAATTATAATCTTTTAATATTTGTGCTATTTTTAAATCTAAGTTTTCATTTGGAAAGATTTTTGAATTTATTACAAAACTATCA
This window contains:
- the purN gene encoding phosphoribosylglycinamide formyltransferase — its product is MKTCKKIGILASYNGSGFETIQKAIEAGILDAKVCVIITNNSNAGVLGKAKNYNIDSFVINSKIFPNENLDLKIAQILKDYNCDYIFLSGYMKKIEENLLKFFPKKIINTHPAILPSIYGGAGMYGSFVHEAVVKNGEKKSGCTIHYIDENYDEGETILIKELELSKDETAKSLEEKIKELEKIAIVEAFKKVLEEE